A window of Formosa sp. Hel1_31_208 contains these coding sequences:
- a CDS encoding alpha/beta fold hydrolase, translated as MRNSIIYEITQISIYFILIFFNITVLAQNELNEGIQFVDIDGYKFEVKFQGKHHLSTGVPVVVFEAGIGAGNLDNNAWTTVLDSIAEFAPVFSYSHSGLGNSEWNEIVPTPRNIASTLHKLLNKLELPKPYVMLGHSWGGVLIRTYGGHYPEDVKALIYVEPDNFMAEPGEGDESFEKRGMDPKAVDKFDRESFAAFLNMIQAPEALVAESKTLANYWGQNVKDRDLGPHPEKPIALLLGTKGFPSYPPTPPGLTKPWDSDELWFEAHIEKRITTFSKWPLMFKNCYVVISTDAWHHFQRDEPEIIIDITRKMLKE; from the coding sequence ATGAGAAATAGTATTATTTATGAAATAACCCAAATTTCAATATATTTTATTTTAATATTCTTTAATATCACGGTTTTAGCTCAAAACGAATTAAATGAAGGGATTCAATTTGTAGATATTGACGGTTATAAATTTGAAGTAAAATTTCAAGGAAAGCATCACCTTTCTACAGGTGTTCCAGTAGTTGTATTTGAGGCTGGAATTGGTGCTGGTAATTTAGATAATAATGCTTGGACTACTGTTTTGGACTCTATTGCAGAGTTTGCACCAGTATTCAGTTATTCACACTCAGGATTGGGCAATTCAGAATGGAATGAAATAGTGCCCACACCAAGAAATATAGCCTCTACACTTCATAAGCTTTTAAATAAGCTTGAATTGCCTAAACCATACGTAATGCTTGGGCACTCATGGGGCGGTGTTTTAATAAGAACCTATGGAGGACACTATCCTGAAGACGTAAAAGCTTTGATTTATGTGGAACCCGACAATTTTATGGCTGAGCCAGGTGAAGGAGATGAATCTTTTGAAAAACGAGGTATGGATCCAAAAGCAGTTGATAAATTTGACAGAGAGAGCTTCGCTGCTTTTCTAAATATGATACAAGCACCAGAGGCCTTAGTTGCGGAGTCTAAAACTCTTGCAAATTATTGGGGTCAAAATGTTAAAGATAGAGATCTTGGACCACATCCAGAAAAACCTATAGCTTTATTATTAGGGACGAAAGGTTTTCCAAGTTATCCACCTACACCACCAGGTCTTACTAAACCATGGGATAGCGATGAACTTTGGTTTGAAGCTCATATTGAGAAACGGATTACTACATTCAGTAAATGGCCTTTGATGTTCAAGAACTGCTATGTGGTTATTTCCACAGATGCATGGCATCACTTTCAAAGAGATGAGCCTGAAATTATAATCGATATAACTAGAAAAATGCTAAAAGAATAG
- a CDS encoding ester cyclase: MRNQILLSLLLSLLIVSCQSNQSTEKRSENTTSDQIESTSSQSEKEIKAILERILAAVGNRDAQELDDLSFDQAIIAYTYPKNGQWQHKEMTIDAYLETIRDMKDPKPILESADSYEISITEDRLASVTMPTVISKFGVASSNEVNHAIMMKDSDQWKLLSVSWTAHRIPEEEREFDLNLCARNYAQVWGSNRPEFVAMFYAEDGSLQVNDREPAIGRNAITNVAKGFMDAFPDMIVSMDSLVTKSDKTRFYWTLTGTNNGLSGTGNKIKINGFEEWTLNDNGLIQESKGYFDEEEYQRQLEFGTNNK, from the coding sequence ATGAGAAATCAAATTTTATTATCCTTGTTACTGTCCTTGCTGATTGTGAGTTGTCAATCTAATCAGAGCACAGAAAAACGTTCAGAAAACACTACTTCAGACCAAATAGAAAGCACATCAAGTCAATCTGAAAAAGAAATAAAAGCTATACTTGAAAGGATCTTGGCTGCAGTTGGAAACCGGGATGCTCAAGAATTGGATGACCTGAGTTTCGACCAGGCCATTATCGCATATACGTATCCGAAAAATGGGCAATGGCAGCATAAAGAGATGACTATTGACGCGTATTTGGAAACCATCCGAGATATGAAAGATCCTAAGCCTATTTTAGAATCCGCCGATTCGTATGAGATAAGTATAACCGAAGATCGATTGGCCTCAGTAACAATGCCTACCGTCATTTCAAAATTCGGTGTTGCCAGTAGCAATGAGGTTAATCATGCTATAATGATGAAAGACAGCGACCAATGGAAACTGTTAAGTGTTTCATGGACCGCTCACCGGATTCCCGAAGAAGAAAGAGAATTCGACCTAAATCTCTGTGCACGCAACTATGCCCAAGTCTGGGGTAGTAACCGACCTGAGTTTGTAGCTATGTTTTATGCTGAAGACGGTTCATTACAAGTGAATGATAGAGAACCTGCCATTGGAAGAAATGCCATTACAAATGTTGCTAAAGGATTTATGGACGCTTTTCCTGATATGATTGTTTCAATGGATAGTCTAGTCACTAAATCTGACAAAACACGATTCTATTGGACACTAACTGGAACAAATAATGGGCTAAGCGGAACTGGAAACAAAATAAAAATTAACGGATTTGAAGAATGGACTTTGAATGATAATGGATTAATCCAAGAATCAAAAGGCTATTTTGATGAAGAAGAATACCAGCGACAACTAGAATTTGGAACAAACAATAAATAA
- a CDS encoding lipocalin family protein, whose amino-acid sequence MKKLNLLLTIILGITILSCSSDDENSSGNDSDLIGTWYGVSSTFNGNNSGIPDNSILKFTTDNRVEFIYEGFGNNGEDISEFGDWLENGNTLTITFDEADAGLENYVLEILELNDTTLKWRTEIVGEGTLIETFSKNQNATVDLSQFQDYNLEFTVDIAAFGPNEPYEFQATFLTTDGDDQVVEMTETYSGLTANTDDFISDSKIVKEYKVVGVRATAVSSNVGALQVKLTRVSNQNEIVNSFENIPNSATISYDFETGNETSTSN is encoded by the coding sequence ATGAAAAAACTGAATTTATTACTTACGATTATTTTAGGAATTACAATTTTATCTTGTTCATCTGATGACGAAAATAGTAGCGGAAACGATAGCGACTTAATTGGAACTTGGTATGGAGTTTCAAGCACATTTAATGGAAATAACTCTGGAATACCTGATAACAGTATCTTAAAATTTACAACTGACAACCGAGTAGAATTTATTTATGAAGGTTTTGGAAATAACGGAGAAGATATTTCTGAGTTTGGAGATTGGTTGGAAAATGGAAATACATTGACTATCACTTTCGATGAGGCTGACGCTGGATTGGAAAACTATGTTTTAGAGATTTTAGAACTTAATGATACAACGCTAAAATGGAGAACAGAAATTGTAGGAGAAGGAACATTAATAGAAACATTTAGTAAAAATCAAAACGCAACTGTCGATTTATCTCAATTTCAAGACTATAATTTAGAATTTACAGTTGATATTGCAGCTTTCGGACCAAATGAACCTTACGAATTTCAAGCGACTTTCCTCACGACAGATGGAGACGACCAAGTTGTAGAAATGACTGAAACGTACTCGGGTCTAACCGCAAATACAGACGATTTTATTTCTGACTCAAAAATTGTGAAAGAGTATAAAGTTGTCGGAGTTAGAGCAACAGCAGTTAGCAGTAATGTTGGTGCTTTACAAGTCAAACTTACAAGAGTTTCGAACCAAAACGAAATTGTAAATTCCTTTGAGAATATACCAAATTCAGCGACTATCAGCTACGATTTTGAAACTGGAAACGAAACATCAACATCGAACTAA
- a CDS encoding CPBP family intramembrane glutamic endopeptidase, which produces MDNQIDNKFKPIGIFLSITFALSAIFYFLIIYSGKLGGGAGQYVMGLMWCPGISALITMKILKRNISDLGWKWGKTKYQIRSYLIPLLYAFIAYIIIWSFGWGKFYNGETVNWITESFGLGEIGSGFSILFYFILVGVFGAISSMSSALGEEIGWRGFLVPELYKSQGFTKTSLITGLIWGVWHLPILLFADYNSGTPSWFAMPCFMVLVISISFIYTWFRMKSGSLWTAVILHGSHNLFIQSIFTPLTEDTGNTAYYIDEFGIVLPIVAIGFAIYYWSKRNELKTSA; this is translated from the coding sequence ATGGACAATCAAATCGATAATAAGTTTAAGCCTATTGGAATATTCCTTTCCATAACTTTTGCTTTAAGTGCAATTTTTTATTTCCTAATAATATATTCTGGAAAATTAGGCGGAGGTGCTGGACAATATGTTATGGGACTTATGTGGTGTCCAGGAATTTCTGCCTTGATTACAATGAAAATTTTAAAGAGAAATATTTCTGACCTAGGCTGGAAATGGGGAAAGACAAAATATCAAATTAGAAGTTATTTGATTCCTTTACTTTATGCATTTATTGCCTATATAATTATTTGGAGTTTTGGCTGGGGAAAATTTTATAATGGAGAAACGGTAAATTGGATAACAGAATCTTTTGGACTTGGTGAAATTGGCTCTGGATTTAGCATATTATTTTACTTTATTCTTGTTGGAGTTTTTGGAGCAATTAGTAGTATGTCTAGTGCTCTAGGAGAAGAAATTGGTTGGCGTGGATTTTTGGTTCCTGAATTATATAAAAGTCAAGGATTTACAAAAACGTCTTTAATTACAGGACTTATTTGGGGAGTTTGGCATTTACCAATTTTATTATTTGCTGATTATAATAGTGGAACACCATCTTGGTTTGCTATGCCATGTTTCATGGTATTAGTTATCAGCATAAGTTTCATTTACACATGGTTTCGTATGAAATCTGGAAGCTTATGGACTGCTGTAATACTTCATGGAAGTCATAATCTATTTATTCAAAGTATTTTCACCCCTTTGACAGAAGACACAGGTAATACAGCTTATTATATAGACGAATTTGGAATTGTACTACCAATTGTCGCAATTGGTTTTGCAATATACTATTGGAGCAAAAGGAATGAATTAAAAACCAGTGCCTAA
- a CDS encoding DUF6090 family protein — protein MENKTGKYLKYAIGEIILVVIGILLALQINTWNENRIDSKRLNLYTQSLLNDLELDKKRLIECMVFDSTKVSIIDSLSEPVQDFIEDYSDRGILTIKSIKVNNATFKTMSSNNDLELYQNIDLQNSISKYYADVEYVIRFENVYINNSYSNFEEFVTRNRGYTLEGLKGYLNSMKSASENESDWYKELIELNESITKKLKDLLKK, from the coding sequence ATGGAAAATAAAACTGGAAAGTACTTGAAATATGCAATTGGAGAAATCATTCTTGTAGTTATTGGAATTTTATTAGCACTTCAAATCAATACTTGGAATGAGAATAGAATTGATAGTAAACGCCTTAATTTATATACTCAATCACTCTTAAATGACCTAGAATTAGATAAAAAGCGTTTAATTGAGTGTATGGTATTTGATTCCACTAAAGTTTCAATCATTGATAGTCTATCAGAACCAGTACAAGATTTTATAGAAGATTATAGTGATAGAGGTATTCTTACGATAAAATCCATAAAAGTAAATAATGCCACATTTAAGACAATGTCTTCAAATAATGATTTAGAATTATACCAGAATATTGACTTACAAAATAGTATTTCTAAATACTATGCTGATGTTGAATATGTTATTCGGTTTGAAAATGTATATATAAACAATAGCTATTCGAATTTCGAAGAATTCGTTACTCGAAACCGAGGTTATACCTTGGAAGGTTTAAAAGGTTATTTGAATTCTATGAAATCTGCATCAGAGAATGAATCTGACTGGTATAAAGAATTAATTGAACTTAATGAATCTATAACAAAAAAATTAAAAGACCTACTAAAAAAATAA
- the xerA gene encoding site-specific tyrosine recombinase/integron integrase, giving the protein MNLPQIRLQQLKHRSRHCIGLKFPYHKSLISLVKRIPSATWSQTKQMWLVDDNEDNLKVIATHFEGLAVIDDSAYKPLNARMRSQKYKVLHRNLNTSQKTLLNDFYIYLKGKRYSKSTMNTYVHYVADFIAFHADTALEALDNRSVERFIEAVVIQRRLSISSQRQFISALKLFIVFEPSTAIAELELTRPKRSRYLPVVLSQDEVLRILQKTTNLKHRTVIAMLYSCGLRISELLHLHISDIDLSRRQIHIRQSKGRKDRYVGLAEISMPLLLNYIQTYEPDTYFIKGPTSEPYSASAVRAFLKRNCQAAGITKRVTPHTLRHSYATHLLEQGVDIRHIQTLLGHSRPETTMIYTHVTRQDVLEIRNPLDVAVQKFKSTDKNTTNVRLSSRYNL; this is encoded by the coding sequence GTATACCAAGTGCTACATGGAGTCAAACGAAGCAGATGTGGTTGGTGGATGATAACGAGGACAACCTTAAGGTTATTGCTACACATTTTGAGGGTCTGGCTGTGATTGATGATTCGGCTTATAAGCCTCTTAATGCTCGTATGAGATCACAAAAATATAAGGTGCTTCACCGAAATCTAAATACCAGTCAAAAAACATTGCTCAATGATTTTTATATCTATTTAAAAGGCAAACGGTATAGCAAAAGTACTATGAACACTTATGTTCATTATGTTGCCGATTTTATTGCTTTTCATGCTGATACGGCATTGGAAGCACTTGATAATCGTTCGGTAGAGCGTTTTATTGAAGCGGTGGTAATACAGCGACGTTTGAGTATTAGTTCACAACGGCAATTTATTAGTGCTTTAAAGCTTTTTATTGTTTTTGAACCATCAACTGCGATAGCAGAACTTGAACTTACGAGGCCCAAACGGTCCCGATATTTACCTGTAGTTTTATCACAAGATGAGGTTTTGAGGATATTACAAAAAACAACCAATTTAAAACACCGAACGGTTATTGCGATGCTCTACTCTTGCGGTTTACGAATTAGTGAGTTGTTACATTTACACATTTCGGATATTGACTTGAGCAGGCGGCAGATTCATATTAGGCAAAGTAAAGGGCGTAAAGATCGTTATGTAGGCTTGGCAGAAATTAGTATGCCTTTACTTTTAAATTATATACAAACCTATGAACCTGACACGTATTTTATTAAAGGCCCAACGAGCGAGCCTTACAGTGCTTCTGCGGTACGTGCTTTTTTAAAGCGCAATTGTCAAGCTGCAGGTATTACAAAGCGTGTGACACCACATACATTGCGTCACAGTTATGCGACACATTTATTAGAGCAAGGCGTTGACATTAGGCATATTCAAACTTTATTAGGGCATTCTAGACCAGAGACCACGATGATTTACACGCATGTAACGCGTCAAGATGTTTTAGAAATTAGGAATCCATTAGATGTTGCGGTACAGAAATTTAAGTCTACTGATAAAAACACCACTAACGTGCGTTTATCCAGTAGATATAATTTATAA